The genome window ATCAATCGTGAGGCGACTATTGTTGACAATAGTCTCAGCGAGATTTCCGGTTCCACTTCCCACTTCTAGGACATCCAGTTGGTCGCTTTTGGCCAACTGATCGATCAAAAATGTAATGATAAAACCAATCGCATCTGGTGTGAACTGGTGATTTGCTTGTAAAGGTTCTGTCTGAGCAGCTTTCATAAAAAGGAATTGGTAGGCTCTGCGCCATTCTTCCTTACTTAAACCTAGTTCTTTTAATTTTTTGCTATTGTTATTAACAATGTCTAGATCCGTCTTGCCCTCCAAATACATGGCATTTTGTTCAATCAAGGCGTCATAAAAGTTGGTCGACAATTCATTTTGAATACTTTGAGTGTTTTCTAATAGATAGGTATAAGCTTGTTCAATTTTTTCGAAATTCATGATTTCCTCCGCACCCTATCATACCAAAAATTAGTCTTTTTCGCTATTTTCTGATGGTTCCTTAGTCTCGTTTGGCGTCTCTTCAGAAGGCGTTTCGGTCTCTGCCTTCTCTTTATCTTTCCTCGTCTTCTTCTTTTCTTTTTGACTCTTCTTGCTTCCTTTTTCTTCCCTTACAGGAAGGACAAACTCATAGCTTTCGCCATTCATCTTAGCCTGAGCATGAAGAAAACCAGTGTCCTGCTGTAGCTGAACAACTCCAGACTTTAAATGAATCTCTGATGTCTTCTCATCACTCTTTCTCTTTTCAAGAGCCAATTGCACCAAAGCATAGGCCCGTAGACGATCTTGACTCGTCTTTAAGATCCGTCTTTCCGCGACCTGACGGTGCAGGTAAAACTGAAGCAAGAGACTGAAAATCACTGCCATCAAGAGGGCGTAGAGCAAGACACCAGCCTTAACTTTTTTCATTTTGTATCGCTGGTACCACATGGTAGACATACTCCCTTTCTAGACCTTCTTCAAAATTCAAACGCAGATGAAGCAACTCTCCCTCCTGCCAAATCTGACTAGAGTGAACACCTGAAATCATAGGCTGATAGCCCCTGCCCTTATCATCTGTTTTTCGGATATCATCTCCTTTAGATTGGCCAATAGCAATTGGTTTTTGATCCTGAACCAAGTAGATATGATTGTCCGCTACTTTTTCAAAATGACTCCGGTCCAATTCCACCTGCAATTGTTGCTGAAAAAGTATCCATTCTTCCTGCTTTTGATGCGCCTGGTAGTCCAATTCAGCATGCAGAAGCTTGGTCAAGCCTTGAAAGACCAACACTCCCCCACTAAGCACTAAGAGAGCGACCAAGGCTTCGAGCAGGGTAAAGGCCTTGACCTTTCCTTTATTCCACATGCAGTACCACCTTCCCTTGATGATAGACCGTGAGTTGATCGGCATCTTTTTCGACTTGAACCTGAATACCATTGGCCTCTAGATGATTTTGCCCTGTCTGAAGCGCCATTTGAGCGACAGATAAGACCTCTACCTCTTTGAAATCCGCTAGTCGCTCCTTGCGCGAACGCCGGATCTCCCCTAACAATAAGGTCGTAATCATGGCAAATAAACCCAAGGCTACTAAGGATTCTATGAGAATACTAGCGGGAACGGATGCTTTTTTTAATTTTTCCATTTCCAAGCGACAGTTGATAGGTCACCACTCCTCTCTGTGTCTGAAAGTGAACATTGGCCAGGGATGAATTGCCACCTGCTCGGTCTAAACGAATAGTTTTAGGATCTTGCAAAATAACAGAATCAGGAATCTCCACCGCCTGATAGGGCGTTTGAATCTTCCTTGCAGTCACTTCAACATCCAATTCCGTTTGCCTTGCCAATGCTATCTTTTGGCTTTCTTGATAGAGGTGTTCAAACTCTGCAAAAAATACTTTTTCTTCCACCTGCTGAAAGCTCGTCTTGATCGATCCCGATAAGCCCAGATAGATAAAACTGACGATCATCAAGGTCAGAAGGGTCTCCACCAAGGTGAAGGCCTTAATCTGCAACCGCACGAGTTTCTCCACTATTTTTCGCATAATAGGCACGATAAGATTCTGCTTGTTTGTTGGTAATATTTCCATCCGCAATCAGCTTTGCTAGAGTGGCTTGGTCATTGGTATGATTGAGCTCGTACAATTCAGCCTGGCTTTCGACCACCTTCACAACCGCTGCATTTCCTGTCTCTTTCACGGAGTCTTTTTGCTTGGTCAAATTCGGCACAAAGAGCAATAAGAGCACACTGATGATCAATAAGACCACCAACATTTCAATAAGTGTAAAGGCTTTAACCTTATAGGTTTTTAATTTTTTCATAAATGAACCTCCATATTTTGATAAATCGGCAGTAACATGGCTGCATAGAGTAAGACAATCACAAGAGCTACAAAGACAAACACCAAGGGTTGTATCACATTCATGGCCTTGTGAACCCGACGAAAGAAATCTTCCCATGTTTTTTCAGCATAGATCTCTAGTTCACTTCCGAGCTTTGATTTGACTTCACCATATTCAATCATAAGGGGCAATTCTTTTTTGAAAAAAGGATACCCCCTGACCGTCTCTGAAAAGGACTGGCCACGGTCTAAAGAAAGAGCTAAGTCCCTTCCAATTTCTTGAAAAAGCTGGGATTTTTGGTCCTGCATCATGGAAAAAATCTGAGACAACTCCAATCCTTGCCCAATCAGATTGCCCCATTCTCTGGCATAATAGGCTGTCAAATAAGCTTGAATCATGCCTTTTCCGAAAGGCAGATGAGACAAGGTTCTAAAAACGTTGATCTTGCCTGACTTTCGATAATAGAGAAAGCCGAGTAAGAAGAAGGTCACCAGTCCCGCTCCTAAGACCAAAAAGAGTTGGGGGAAGGAACTGATCAATTGCGTCCCAATATTTTGAGCATCCATTTGAGGAAGCAAGTAATTGCGCAAGCCTAGCATAATCAGAACTAAAAAGCCAAGCAAGATAAGAGGATAAGTGCTCACCTCAATCAGCTTTTTCTTGACCTTGCGCATGTTTTCTAGGTAAGCACTGATTTTCTCCAAGCTCAATATAAGATTGCCATGGCGCTCAGCGAGAGACAGCTGTGTCGTCACTGCATCTGAAAAACCGATCCCCGCCATCATCTCTGAAAAACTACGGCCCCGCGAGAGATCATCTCGCATCTGGGAAACCAAACGACTCTCCACTAGGTGGGAGCGATCCAGAAAATCGACGATCTCAGACAGATGAAAACCACTCGAATAAAGATTCAAAAACAATTCAATAATTTGCTTTTGTTTAGCGGTAGATAATTTTTTCGGCTTGGGCCTGAGCCAGCTGGATATATCCCGATTGAGCCAAGAGATCCATTTGTTGGTTCCAGCGGCTGGCTGAGTGCTCTTGGTAGTTTTCCGTCGCAAAATCGACCACACCTCCTCCTGCAATTAATCGTTGGTAGCAAATACCTTGTAAAACAATCTTGAGCTCTTCCTCACTCACTCCAAGTTCTAAGAGCCTCTCATAAACACCTCGAACGCTCTTGGCATGAATCGTAGAGAAGACGGTGACTCCTGTTAAACTAGCTCGTACGACTGCACGAGCTGTTTCCTTATCTCGGATCTCTCCAATGATGAGAAGGTCCGGCCGATGGCGTAAGGAGAGTTTGATCAGGTTGTCATAGGTCATGCCAATCTGGTCATTCAGCTGAAGCTGAAGCATATTATCCTGCTTGATCTCGACAGGGTCTTCAATAGACATGACTTGCTGGTCCGCAAAGCGCTCTTGCGCTAAAGCATGCATGAGAGTGGTCTTTCCCGAGCCAACGGGGCCCGCAAAAAGATAAAGCCCACGACCAGCCAATTTCTTCTTCAAGTCCGGCAACTGATCAAACCAAAACCGCAATTCACGTTCCTCATCATGCAAGAGCCGAATGACCAAGCTTTCATAACCACGATAATCCCCCACCGTCGACAAGCGAATCGAGACCACTCCATTCTCCAAAGGGTAATCACACGATCCTAGCTGGCTGCGCCTTTTTTCTCCCACATTCATCCCTGCTACGAACTTAAAGTGGCTAATCATAGCTGTCATCTCCTCAAAAGGGAAGGACTGCACAAAGCGCCTCTCGTCTCCCACCCTCATAGAAACTTGGTACTCCTCCTTCCGAGGAATGAAGTAAAGATCCTGAGCTTCTTCCTTTTTCCCCATACGGATCAGTTTTTTTGCAATTTCTTGAACCATAGTTCCTCCTCTCACTTATACTATTCGAAAAAGAAGACAAAAAAAGAAGACTTTCTAGATCGCTCTAGAAAATCTTCCGAATGTCTCTTATGACAGGGTTGTCCCCTTTTTTGAATCGAGTGTATATTGACAAGAACGGTGTTTGCGACTGCCTCTTTCCTTTTCGTAGCCTGGGCGGAGCTTGCTTTTAGGGATCTTGTGCTCGTCTTCTAAGAGGACAATCGAATGGAAAAACTGCACATCTTCACTGCAGTCCTCACACCACTCTTTCTCCTTGGTATCCCAAAAGATCGTCATGAGGTCACTCCGACTCTTATAACTTGGAAAATGCTCATTTAACTCCAACCATTTCTGCTTGTAGTATTTCAAAGCCTGGTAATAGTCTTCAAACTTCCGACTACTCACGATATCTTCTTCCCAACCTTCTAAAAACCACCAGGGTTCACAGTCCCCGTACATTTCAATCACTCGATACATAAACTCTTCCATCCTTTGTATCCTCTATTATATAGAAAATCCTTTGAGAATAAAAGTTTTCTGCTCAGAGCATGATTTTTCAGGTAGTTTCCAGGCAATTTTCACCATTATTTTTCGAAAATAGACTGCCTAATTGCTATTGGGTCCTTTTTTCGAGAATCAAAAAAGAGAGTCCCAACAAAATGACGAGCCATCCTGGGAACTCTCTCTTCTCAAGTATTTAGAACAATTCAAGTGCAATCATGGTTGTCATGGTTGCATCGTAATAGTTGTTCAGAGGTAGATCTTGTGTAAAGATATACTTGTTCTGTTGCACCAACTTCAAATAGCCTTTTTCATGTTCAGAGGCATAGACAATCGGTGCCAAAAAGCTTGCTGCCTGATGATTATTCAAGGCCTTCCCTTTTAAGTCATAACCTGCATACAGGTTTCTTTGACTCTTGAAAAAGTTAAGCATCTTTTTCACCAATTTTTGACTGGTTGCGTCCTTACTTTGAACAAGGTTGTATGGAAGTCGACAAGCGTTATACGAGTAGGCACCATCATACTTGGATTCAATCGTCTTGGGATCCGCTACGCGCGTTCCTTGCTCATCTACCCAGATGAAATCAGGTAGTAAACCTGTTTTTGTTTGGGAGCTGATCGTTTGGAGTTGTTGCAACATCTTTTCTTTGATGTCCAACCACTTCGAATCTTTTGTCACTTCATAAAAGATCTGGAATTGCGCTGGCAGTGTATCAGATGTCCGCATCAAATGATAAAATTCCGAATCCTGATTGGCCCAATTCCCCACCGTTAACACACCAGTTTCTTCATTGTAGTTGTGTGCGAGAATATCTTCTAAAATCGCTTTGGCTTGAGCCTGGTAGTCTTTGGCTTGCTTTGGCCATTGCTGAGCGGCTTTTAGAAGAGCATAGGCGATGTAGAGGTCTCCATCTGTGGCGTTATGATCCTCATCCTTTGCTTTTCCATTGCTGATGGTTTGTTTCCAAGACATCAATTGGGTACCTTCCAAGCGATGATTTAGATAATAGTGATAGAGTCGATCAAAGTCTGCTTGTTGGGCTTGTCCTTTTTCAGCAGCCGCAACAGTAATGAGCATTCCATAACTTTGCGCCTCAGATAACACTACCGTTTGATTGCTATCATTGGTGGTTCGAACATAGGATTCTTTCCCTTTTGAAACAACAAAATGCTCATTCCACTGACGATAAATTCGATTTCGCATCTCCACTTTGCTTCGCGTTCTCGCTAAAAACAAGGTCAAACAGAAAATGCAAAGGATGACTAGAAACCATACATATCTCATCTTTTTCGTATTCATAATCTCTCCTATCCTGCGAATCGTTTTGTTTTAACCCATTTGGTTTCTTTCCGGTGCAATAGTTTATCCATCACAATCGAAGAGATGGCATCAATCGACACAATGATAAACAGTTGAGAATAGGTGAAATAGGCAGCCAAGGCCAACCAAATTTGCTTGGTAGTGGCTTGACCAAATTGTGAGGCAAGAGCCACATTAATCTGAAGCAGATAAAGTCCAATCATCAAGACCCAATTGAACAACATCAATTGCGCAATATAGATATTTTCTGAATCAAAGGCAAATGGAATTTGCACACCTGGCACCACTGTATGGATACACATGGCCAGAATATTGGCAAAAAAGATCAAGTCCGATAAGACGATGGCTGCGTTAAACCAGAAGAAGACACAGGAATAGTTGGTCACTTCTAACTTCACGCGCCAATTTCCCTTACCAAATAAATGCTTGAAGTTGGAAAGAACCACTTCATAATTCCCTTTGGCCCAACGTTTCCGTTGCATATAGTAACTCTTCAGAGTTTCTGGCTCTTGTTGAAAGGCTTCTGAATTATAGGCTAGCGCAATCAACTTCCCACTTTGCATAATCTTGAAGGAAATATCCGTATCCTCCGTCAAGGCACCGTTTTTCCATCCTCCAATACTCTTGACAAATTCGGTTTGAATAATGAAGTTAGTTCCTGGAATCCGTCCAATCTTAAAGAGATGCCACATGCCCACATGATGAACCCGTTGGGTGACAACAATCTCTTGGTTGATACAGCGGGTCAAGAAGTTTTGATTGGCATTCCGCGTTTTATTGCGGCCGAAAGAAGCCACATGACGTTCTGGATCTTTGAGGACTTCCTTCACAAGGAAATAAAGGGCATTTTTTTCAGGCATGGCATCTGCATCATAGACGCAGATATAGTCTCCAGTCGCCATCGCCAAAGCGTCATTTAGTACACCGGCTTTCCCACCTGTCCCGCTTCGATTGATAATGGTCAAATCACGTCCTGCATACTCTGGCAATGCTTTAACCGCCAAACACTCTTCATAGGTTCGATCAGAACAATTATCCGCAAAGAGCAGTAATTCAACACGATCATGTGGGTAGTTCATATCAAGGATCGCTTTAGCTGTTTGTGCAATGACCACATCCTCATTATGGGCGGGCACGACGATCGTCACTTTTGGATAATAAGGAAGCGGATCCGTATTAACACGAAAATCACTGTGTTTAAACCAAAAATGAACGGCTGAAAAGAGGATTACTAAGCCCCAGGCTAAGGACAACCAAATCGAAATCAAGGCAATAATCATCACAATCTGACTAATCATGGTCCACCGCCTTAAAATTTTTATTGACACGGTGGTAAATCACCGTATAAGCTACAAATAATACAATAAAGCACAAGGCAAAAAATACACTGATGCCTACAGCTATATTAAAAAATATATTTGTAAGAGACATGTTTTCCTCCTAATATTCCACAATAATATCTGTTTCAAGTTGACGTTTTAAGTAACGAATCATTTCTTTATAGCGATGGTATTTGGTTCGATTGGATTGATCCACTACAAGAAATCCTGACTGAAATTGGATGCCCTGAACCCCATCTTCTCCTTGGAAAACCAGTCCTTCCAACTGTGGTTTTAAGACCGTCATATAATCGCTCTTCAGATCCCGCTCGCTATCAGAAGATAAGATCAAGAAATTACCGTCTGATACATAATACAAGCTTTCATTTGGCTTCAGATGATGCGTTAACAAATAGTTGATTTGGTTCAAGGTCCGATTGTACTCTCTCGGTTGCAATTGGAAGAACAATTCCTCGTGCGACCAGTGAATGAGTAAGGCCTGAATTGTATCATTGGTTTGTCCGCCATAAGAAGCGATGCGGTTGCGGTAATCTGCGTAAGCTTCTGGCTCTTGATCCTTCACTTTTGCAATCTCTTTAAAGAGGTGATAGCGAATTCGGGTCAATATTCCAATCAAGATCGGAAAACTAAAGAGCAGAAGCAAGGCTTGATGAAATGGGATATAGACAACACCCGCCACCAAAAAGAC of Streptococcus sp. S5 contains these proteins:
- the comGC gene encoding competence type IV pilus major pilin ComGC; the protein is MKKLKTYKVKAFTLIEMLVVLLIISVLLLLFVPNLTKQKDSVKETGNAAVVKVVESQAELYELNHTNDQATLAKLIADGNITNKQAESYRAYYAKNSGETRAVAD
- a CDS encoding glycosyltransferase family 2 protein, yielding MISQIVMIIALISIWLSLAWGLVILFSAVHFWFKHSDFRVNTDPLPYYPKVTIVVPAHNEDVVIAQTAKAILDMNYPHDRVELLLFADNCSDRTYEECLAVKALPEYAGRDLTIINRSGTGGKAGVLNDALAMATGDYICVYDADAMPEKNALYFLVKEVLKDPERHVASFGRNKTRNANQNFLTRCINQEIVVTQRVHHVGMWHLFKIGRIPGTNFIIQTEFVKSIGGWKNGALTEDTDISFKIMQSGKLIALAYNSEAFQQEPETLKSYYMQRKRWAKGNYEVVLSNFKHLFGKGNWRVKLEVTNYSCVFFWFNAAIVLSDLIFFANILAMCIHTVVPGVQIPFAFDSENIYIAQLMLFNWVLMIGLYLLQINVALASQFGQATTKQIWLALAAYFTYSQLFIIVSIDAISSIVMDKLLHRKETKWVKTKRFAG
- the comGD gene encoding competence type IV pilus minor pilin ComGD — its product is MQIKAFTLVETLLTLMIVSFIYLGLSGSIKTSFQQVEEKVFFAEFEHLYQESQKIALARQTELDVEVTARKIQTPYQAVEIPDSVILQDPKTIRLDRAGGNSSLANVHFQTQRGVVTYQLSLGNGKIKKSIRSR
- the comGF gene encoding competence type IV pilus minor pilin ComGF → MWNKGKVKAFTLLEALVALLVLSGGVLVFQGLTKLLHAELDYQAHQKQEEWILFQQQLQVELDRSHFEKVADNHIYLVQDQKPIAIGQSKGDDIRKTDDKGRGYQPMISGVHSSQIWQEGELLHLRLNFEEGLEREYVYHVVPAIQNEKS
- a CDS encoding MMPL family transporter, coding for MKKTEKLSRWLLILIVFEVLLLLYCLFFAREILIEEGLFFVLGLFSAIVLSDLLLTWTILLSFALGIVFLVAGVVYIPFHQALLLLFSFPILIGILTRIRYHLFKEIAKVKDQEPEAYADYRNRIASYGGQTNDTIQALLIHWSHEELFFQLQPREYNRTLNQINYLLTHHLKPNESLYYVSDGNFLILSSDSERDLKSDYMTVLKPQLEGLVFQGEDGVQGIQFQSGFLVVDQSNRTKYHRYKEMIRYLKRQLETDIIVEY
- the comGB gene encoding competence type IV pilus assembly protein ComGB, which encodes MSWLNRDISSWLRPKPKKLSTAKQKQIIELFLNLYSSGFHLSEIVDFLDRSHLVESRLVSQMRDDLSRGRSFSEMMAGIGFSDAVTTQLSLAERHGNLILSLEKISAYLENMRKVKKKLIEVSTYPLILLGFLVLIMLGLRNYLLPQMDAQNIGTQLISSFPQLFLVLGAGLVTFFLLGFLYYRKSGKINVFRTLSHLPFGKGMIQAYLTAYYAREWGNLIGQGLELSQIFSMMQDQKSQLFQEIGRDLALSLDRGQSFSETVRGYPFFKKELPLMIEYGEVKSKLGSELEIYAEKTWEDFFRRVHKAMNVIQPLVFVFVALVIVLLYAAMLLPIYQNMEVHL
- the comGG gene encoding competence type IV pilus minor pilin ComGG produces the protein MSTMWYQRYKMKKVKAGVLLYALLMAVIFSLLLQFYLHRQVAERRILKTSQDRLRAYALVQLALEKRKSDEKTSEIHLKSGVVQLQQDTGFLHAQAKMNGESYEFVLPVREEKGSKKSQKEKKKTRKDKEKAETETPSEETPNETKEPSENSEKD
- the comGA gene encoding competence type IV pilus ATPase ComGA — its product is MVQEIAKKLIRMGKKEEAQDLYFIPRKEEYQVSMRVGDERRFVQSFPFEEMTAMISHFKFVAGMNVGEKRRSQLGSCDYPLENGVVSIRLSTVGDYRGYESLVIRLLHDEERELRFWFDQLPDLKKKLAGRGLYLFAGPVGSGKTTLMHALAQERFADQQVMSIEDPVEIKQDNMLQLQLNDQIGMTYDNLIKLSLRHRPDLLIIGEIRDKETARAVVRASLTGVTVFSTIHAKSVRGVYERLLELGVSEEELKIVLQGICYQRLIAGGGVVDFATENYQEHSASRWNQQMDLLAQSGYIQLAQAQAEKIIYR
- the comGE gene encoding competence type IV pilus minor pilin ComGE; its protein translation is MEKLKKASVPASILIESLVALGLFAMITTLLLGEIRRSRKERLADFKEVEVLSVAQMALQTGQNHLEANGIQVQVEKDADQLTVYHQGKVVLHVE
- a CDS encoding DUF1033 family protein translates to MYRVIEMYGDCEPWWFLEGWEEDIVSSRKFEDYYQALKYYKQKWLELNEHFPSYKSRSDLMTIFWDTKEKEWCEDCSEDVQFFHSIVLLEDEHKIPKSKLRPGYEKERGSRKHRSCQYTLDSKKGTTLS
- a CDS encoding glycosyl hydrolase family 8; the encoded protein is MNTKKMRYVWFLVILCIFCLTLFLARTRSKVEMRNRIYRQWNEHFVVSKGKESYVRTTNDSNQTVVLSEAQSYGMLITVAAAEKGQAQQADFDRLYHYYLNHRLEGTQLMSWKQTISNGKAKDEDHNATDGDLYIAYALLKAAQQWPKQAKDYQAQAKAILEDILAHNYNEETGVLTVGNWANQDSEFYHLMRTSDTLPAQFQIFYEVTKDSKWLDIKEKMLQQLQTISSQTKTGLLPDFIWVDEQGTRVADPKTIESKYDGAYSYNACRLPYNLVQSKDATSQKLVKKMLNFFKSQRNLYAGYDLKGKALNNHQAASFLAPIVYASEHEKGYLKLVQQNKYIFTQDLPLNNYYDATMTTMIALELF